A region of Streptomyces sp. WMMC500 DNA encodes the following proteins:
- a CDS encoding peptidoglycan bridge formation glycyltransferase FemA/FemB family protein, translated as MSLTLQPISREQHLAYIRSLPAASHCQIPAWADVKSEWRAENLGWFDGDGRQVGAALVLYRQLPKVKRYLAYLPEGPVIDWYAPNLDAWLTPMLAHLKGQGAFSVKMGPPVIIRRWEAPTIKAGIADPDVKRLRDVNADVVEPQAFEVAERLRRMGWQQGEDGGAGFGDVQPRYVFQVPLAGRSLDEIFKGFNQLWRRNVKKAEKAGVEVVQGGLEHFGEWQRLYEITAERDKFRPRPQGYFERMWKVLNAEEPGRMRLYFALHQGECLAATTMLTVGGHVWYSYGASANHGREVRPSNAIQWQMMKDAHAAGAHVYDLRGIGDALVDSDHLFGLIQFKVGTGGQAAEYLGEWDYPLNKLLHKALDIYMSRR; from the coding sequence ATGAGCCTGACCCTGCAGCCCATCAGCCGCGAGCAGCATCTGGCGTACATCCGCAGCCTGCCCGCCGCGAGCCACTGCCAGATCCCGGCGTGGGCGGACGTGAAGTCCGAGTGGCGCGCGGAGAACCTGGGCTGGTTCGACGGCGACGGGCGGCAGGTGGGCGCGGCTCTGGTGCTGTACCGGCAGTTGCCGAAGGTCAAGCGGTATCTGGCGTACCTGCCGGAGGGGCCGGTCATCGACTGGTACGCGCCGAACCTCGACGCGTGGCTGACGCCGATGCTGGCGCACCTGAAGGGCCAGGGCGCGTTCTCCGTGAAGATGGGCCCGCCGGTGATCATCCGCCGCTGGGAGGCGCCGACGATCAAGGCGGGCATCGCCGACCCGGACGTCAAGCGGCTGCGCGACGTCAACGCCGACGTCGTCGAGCCGCAGGCGTTCGAGGTCGCCGAGCGGCTGCGGCGGATGGGGTGGCAGCAGGGCGAGGACGGTGGCGCGGGCTTCGGCGACGTACAGCCGCGGTACGTCTTCCAGGTGCCGCTGGCGGGCCGGTCCCTGGACGAGATCTTCAAGGGCTTCAACCAGCTCTGGCGGCGCAACGTCAAGAAGGCCGAGAAGGCGGGCGTCGAGGTGGTGCAGGGCGGTCTCGAGCACTTCGGCGAGTGGCAGCGGCTGTACGAGATCACGGCCGAGCGCGACAAGTTCCGGCCCCGGCCGCAGGGGTACTTCGAGCGCATGTGGAAGGTGCTCAACGCCGAGGAGCCGGGCCGGATGCGGCTGTACTTCGCGCTCCACCAGGGCGAGTGCCTGGCGGCGACGACGATGCTGACGGTGGGCGGGCACGTGTGGTATTCGTACGGTGCCTCCGCCAACCACGGGCGCGAGGTGCGCCCGTCGAACGCCATCCAGTGGCAGATGATGAAGGACGCGCACGCCGCCGGCGCGCACGTGTACGACCTGCGCGGCATCGGCGACGCGCTCGTCGACAGCGACCACCTCTTCGGGCTGATCCAGTTCAAGGTGGGCACAGGGGGGCAGGCGGCCGAATACCTGGGCGAGTGGGACTACCCACTGAATAAGCTGCTCCACAAGGCTCTCGACATCTACATGTCCCGCCGCTGA